ACATCTACACGTTCCTCGCCATCGTGATGGCGGCCATGATACTCGTAGGAGCCAGCGGGTTCTTCGACATGTTCCTCGTGCCCCTGACCTACTTCGGCGGCTTTGCCGTCGCCATGCTAACCTTCAAGGGTTATCAGCCCCTTCAGGGGACGGAGGGAGCTGTCGTCGGCCTATTCACGGTGGGGGTCATGGGGGCAATACTCGCGTTCTTTGCGGTCTTCGGAAGGTGGGCCTTCACCGCGGCCAGAAACATTCCCAGGAGGTAACGTTTAAATACGTTCACCGATAACCTAATTCGGTGATTAAAATGGTGATGCGCCTCTCAAGGCTCTACGGGAAGCAGATATACAACACCAAGGGCTACTACATCGGCTACGTTGACGAGATACTGATCGAGATCGATAGGGGGCAGGCCAGGATACTCGCCCTAGGCCTTCCTGGGGAGAAGGTGGGCGTGCCCTACGACAGGGTCACCGCGATTGGGGATATAATACTGGTAAAGGCAAGGGAAGAATGATCAACCCTCTTTAACTTTTAGCGCGTCCAGGAACTTTTCGGTTATGGCCTCTTCTGCCAGCCTCAGCAGCGAGCTCTTGTCCTTCGCGAGCTTGAATATTCCAAGCGGAATTCTGGCACCGCCGGACTGCGTGTGTCCGCCGCCGCTACCTATGTCGCCGAAAGCCTCCCTGAGAACGGTCCCGATGTTGACCCTAACATCGCGGGTTCTCGCGGATATCTCTATCCTGTCGTCAACGATTCCAAACACCAGAACGGTCGTTATGCCCTCCAGCCGGAGGAGGAAGTCGGCCGACTCGGCTATGGCGTCGCGGTTGGTGATGAAGCCAACGTTGCTGACGACGACGTTCTTGTATATGCGGCGGTTCATTATGGCCTTGGCCAGTATCTCGGCCGTCTCAGTGCTTATGTCGGGGTGCTCTATCTTATCGAGGAGCTCGTAATCAACCTTGCCCGCCAAGAACTCGATGGCCTTGAGGTCAACGTGGCTCAGCTTGGAGAACTTCTTGGTGTCTATGTAGATGCCGTAGAAGAGGGCCGTCCCGAGAGTCGGTGTGACCGATATGTTGAGGGTACGGAGGTATTCGGCCAGTATGGCGGACGATGAGTTCACCTCGGGCCTTATATCGAGGAAGGCATCGTCGGGGAGGAGTTCCTGAAGGTGCTGGAGTATCTGGTGGTGGTCTATGAGTATCTTTATCTTTTCGTAGTCGTTGCCCTCCAGTATCGTCAGGTTCCCGTTGGGCTGGCAGTCCACGAGGGCTATCACTGGGTAGCGCTTGAGCTCGTAGGAACCGCGGGAAATCTTCCTTATGTCAACGCCGAGGAGGTTGACGAAGGCCCTGTTCTCATGGTGCGTTATCTCGCCCCCGTAGACTATCTGGGTCTTGAAGCCGAGCGTCTGGGCTATG
The Thermococcus radiotolerans genome window above contains:
- a CDS encoding PRC-barrel domain-containing protein; translation: MVMRLSRLYGKQIYNTKGYYIGYVDEILIEIDRGQARILALGLPGEKVGVPYDRVTAIGDIILVKAREE
- a CDS encoding DHH family phosphoesterase, which translates into the protein MRVLILGGGAIGRSIADSLKGEFEVIIIEKDQLRAKALEDSGFQVVQGDFSYTATLLKAGIDKAELVIIATMDVDTIKKTVYVIRTNNKEVPILTVLPDEVSLDELVSQINEEFEAEVKVDYAISPRSALKDVMVKTVMMLGERKNANLLVRKLKELKSKNDSLLIVMHDNPDPDAIASATALSVIAQTLGFKTQIVYGGEITHHENRAFVNLLGVDIRKISRGSYELKRYPVIALVDCQPNGNLTILEGNDYEKIKILIDHHQILQHLQELLPDDAFLDIRPEVNSSSAILAEYLRTLNISVTPTLGTALFYGIYIDTKKFSKLSHVDLKAIEFLAGKVDYELLDKIEHPDISTETAEILAKAIMNRRIYKNVVVSNVGFITNRDAIAESADFLLRLEGITTVLVFGIVDDRIEISARTRDVRVNIGTVLREAFGDIGSGGGHTQSGGARIPLGIFKLAKDKSSLLRLAEEAITEKFLDALKVKEG